In Aspergillus nidulans FGSC A4 chromosome II, a single window of DNA contains:
- a CDS encoding protein exgB (transcript_id=CADANIAT00004938), producing the protein MKFILPLFTSLPVALAWLPGIDKDIYSAAGTNIFNVTSASSKRWLPASKKIRGVNLGSHFVIEPWMASMAWSNMGCSGQRSEFDCVMALGQETADQAFADHWGSWITQDDINQMVQYGLNTIRIPVGYWLKEDLVYADSEHFPKGGIGYLEDVCGWASDAGMYIIIDLHGAPGAQQPKQPFTGQYAPNPGFYQDYQYDRALEFLEWMTTSIHQNNKFRNVGMLEIVNEPVQNADQASSMINSYYPSAFTRIRNTESSLGITSNNYLHIQMMNEKWGSGDPTQSLTDNYFAAYDDHRYVKWDSSVAVDKESYISASCVDDRGGNWPTIVGEWSLSVPDNVEHTADWEPSSNTDFYARWFAAQAIAYEKQEGWVFWSWKAQLGDYRWSYKDAVDAGVIPKDLDSIYDYSPC; encoded by the exons ATGAAGTTcatcctccccctcttcACTTCTCTCCCTGTAGCCCTCGCCTGGCTCCCGGGCATCGACAAAGACATTTACTCCGCCGCAGGCACAAACATCTTCAATGTGACATCTGCCTCCAGCAAACGCTGGCTCCCGGCCTCGAAAAAGATCCGCGGCGTCAACCTTGGCAGCCACTTTGTCATCGAGCCGTGGatggccagcatggcatGGAGCAATATGGGCTGCAGTGGGCAACGGTCCGAGTTCGACTGCGTGATGGCTCTCGGGCAGGAGACTGCCGACCAGGCCTTTGCGGACCACTGGGGGTCCTGGATCACGCAGGACGATATCAACCAGATGGTACAGTACGGGCTCAACACAATCCGCATCCCGGTAGGGTACTGGCTCAAAGAGGATCTTGTCTACGCGGACTCGGAACACTTCCCAAAAGGAGGGATAGGGTATCTTGAGGACGTTTGCGGGTGGGCAAGTGATGCGGGCATGTATATCATCATAGATCTGCATGGGGCTCCTGGAGCGCAGCAGCCTAAGCAGCCATTTACGGGACAG TATGCCCCTAACCCTGGCTTCTACCAGGACTACCAGTACGACCGGGCGCTGGAGTTCCTCGAGTGGATGACGACAAGCATCCACCAAAATAACAAGTTCCGCAACGTCGGCATGCTTGAGATAGTCAACGAGCCTGTCCAGAACGCAGACCAGGCCTCCTCCATGATCAACAGCTACTACCCAAGCGCGTTCACT CGCATCCGCAACACTGAGTCATCCCTTGGCATCACCAGCAACAACTACCTGCACATCCAAATGATGAACGAGAAATGGGGCTCTGGCGATCCGACCCAATCCCTGACAGACAATTACTTCGCCGCGTACGACGACCACCGCTATGTGAAGTGGGACTCCAGCGTCGCCGTGGATAAGGAAAGCTATATCAGCGCCTCCTGTGTCGACGACCGTGGCGGCAACTGGCCGACCATCGTGGGCGAGTGGAGTCTCAGCGTTCCTGACAATGTCGAGCACACTGCAGACTGGGAGCCATCGTCCAACACGGACTTTTACGCGAGGTGGTTTGCGGCGCAGGCGATTGCGTATGAAAAGCAGGAGGGCTGGGTGTTCTGGTCGTGGAAGGCGCAGCTGGGGGACTACAGGTGGTCGTATAAAG ATGcggttgatgctggggtTATTCCAAAGGATCTGGATAGTATCTATGACTACTCGCCCTGCTAA
- a CDS encoding uncharacterized protein (transcript_id=CADANIAT00004939) produces MYDAVQRTYTCWSGSIDCGLVKFNPLHEALPGS; encoded by the exons ATGTATGACGCTGTCCAGCGAACGTACA CTTGTTGGTCTGGTTCAATCGACTGCGGCTTGGTGAAGTTCAACCCTTTACATGAGGCCCTCCCTGGATCTTGA
- a CDS encoding putative MFS transporter (transcript_id=CADANIAT00004940) has product MAAPQAKPATSHVEGPEALDLDPKAVTTDLIHTVRVPLTEDDNKAIRRKTDKRILTILIWVYFLQILDKTVLGYGATFGLKQDAHLTGNQYSLVGSIAPIAQLAWQPFSSFLIVKVPHRILMPALVFGWGVAQACMAACHSFGGLMATRFLLGLFEAGCLPLFSIITSRWYRRAEQPLRVAAWYSTNGVATTVAAALSFGLGHIRSDVLAEWQIIFLFVGLVTVLSAPFIYVFLDNDIPSARFLNETEKLQAMERLRANQTGTGSREFKMHQVVEAGLELKTYLWVAMALLLNIGAGVTNVFGPLILSGLGFDKYKTTLLNMPFGAFQWIFILLASYLAQKARLKSVVLALFMLPVVAGLGVLYAVPRDDSAQGALMAGYYLLAFLFGGNPIIIAWVVGNTAGMTKQSIVTSLYQAASAGGNIVGPLLFNDKDSPEYLPGLQACLGIFSALVAVVGMQWLLLFWMNKGQERRRLANGKPAKMVDRSMHGNFHQADSDESAVGAGEDGQDQQTGNNAFLDLTDRENDEFVYIY; this is encoded by the exons ATGGCTGCTCCCCAGGCCAAACCGGCTACTAGCCATGTCGAGGGCCCAGAGGCCCTCGACCTGGACCCAAAGGCCGTCACTACAGACCTCATCCACACGGTGCGCGTCCCTTTAACAGAGGATGACAATAAGGCCATCCGCCGCAAGACGGACAAGCGCATCCTCACCATCCTGATCTGGGTCTActttctccagatccttgaCAAGACCGTGCTCGGCTACGGCGCCACATTTGGCCTCAAGCAAGACGCACATTTGACCGGCAACCAGTACTCCCTAGTCGGCTCTATCGCCCCTATCGCCCAGTTGGCCTGGCAGCCCTTCTCGTCGTTCCTGATCGTGAAAGTGCCCCATCGTATCTTGATGCCTGCTCTGGTCTTTGGTTGGGGCGTTGCGCAGGCGTGCATGGCTGCCTGCCACAGCTTCGGCGGGCTGATGGCGACCCGGTTCCTGCTCGGCCTGTTCGAGGCCGGATGCCTGCCGCTGTTCAGTATCATCACGAGCCGCTGGTACCGTCGTGCTGAGCAACCGCTTCGAGTTGCGGCATGGTACAGCACGAATGGAGTCGCGACAACGGTTGCGGCGGCGCTCTCATTTGGACTAGGTCATATCAGGTCGGATGTGCTTGCTGAGTGGCAGAT TATCTTCCTTTTTGTCGGCCTGGTTACTGTCCTCTCCGCCCCATTTATCTACGTCTTCCTAGACAACGACATACCATCCGCACGCTTCCTCAATGAGACTGAGAAGCTCCAGGCCATGGAGCGGCTCCGCGCCAACCAAACCGGCACCGGCTCTCGCGAGTTCAAGATGCACCAGGTCGTCGAAGCAGGGCTCGAACTCAAGACTTACCTCTGGGTCGCCATGGCGCTCTTGCTCAACATCGGTGCGGGTGTCACCAACGTCTTTGGTCCATTGATCCTCAGCGGGCTGGGTTTCGACAAATACAAGACCACGCTGCTGAATATGCCATTCGGCGCGTTTCAATGGATATTCATCCTGCTGGCCAGCTATCTCGCACAGAAAGCGCGGCTAAAAAGCGTTGTTCTTGCGCTGTTTATGCTCCCCGTTGTCGCAGGACTTGGAGTTCTCTACGCCGTGCCACGCGATGACTCGGCACAGGGAGCCCTCATGGCAGGGTACTACCTGcttgccttcctcttcggcggGAACCCGATCATCATTGCGTGGGTTGTGGGAAACACCGCCGGTATGACCAAGCAAAGTATAGTCACGAGTCTATACCAGGCTGCCTCGGCTGGTGGAAACATCGTGGGtccgctgctcttcaacGACAAGGACTCGCCAGAGTATCTCCCGGGCCTGCAGGCCTGTTTAGGTATCTTTTCGGCCTTGGTTGCTGTCGTAGGAAtgcagtggctgctgctgttctggATGAATAAAGGCCAGGAACGGCGGCGTCTGGCAAATGGGAAGCCCGCAAAAATGGTGGACCGCTCGATGCATGGGAACTTTCACCAGGCGGATTCGGATGAGAGCGCGGTGGGTGCGGGTGAGGATGGTCAGGACCAGCAGACTGGGAATAATGCGTTCTTGGATTTGACAGACCGGGAGAACGATGAGTTTGTGTATATTTACTAA
- a CDS encoding ankyrin repeat domain-containing protein (transcript_id=CADANIAT00004941), whose amino-acid sequence MSFADASTLTLLRLPTEILLMIVKQMVPSALAASVHTSARLRALSIPVYDSLPIEQVLVSFKHVSATDDHQAMALLLPRIRRELRSDPYVGYAALVAACTSSNTHIVQRLAIDDGIPFDVGARCLEPTPLLAAMKNKNTGPLGILVAAGADLRHVVHYSKLLRPRYLFEIGHGCNVDWTDHMDSTPLLLAAERGHLDIVSFLLEKGAQTNHTDLEGRTALFWASKGGHMGIVRVLVAQGADLNRADEYGRTPMLAAVQHGRTEVVQFLLDAGADKKKPDIHGNVPRDYAERSQYREEFAGIFGFPLL is encoded by the exons ATGTCATTTGCCGACGCCTCCACCCTAACGCTCCTCCGACTCCCTACCGAAATCCTCCTCATGATAGTCAAGCAAATGGTCCCCTCTGCGCTCGCCGCCTCTGTCCACACCTCAGCCCGCCTCAGAGCGCTCAGCATCCCAGTATACGACTCACTTCCCATCGAACAGGTTCTAGTAAGTTTCAAGCACGTTTCCGCGACCGATGACCACCAGGCAATGGCCCTTCTGCTTCCAAGGATTCGGCGCGAGCTCAGATCTGACCCGTACGTAGGCTACGCGGCCCTAGTAGCTGCCTGCACAAGCAGCAATACGCACATCGTTCAGCGGCTCGCCATCGACGACGGGATTCCCTTTGATGTTGGCGCCAGATGCTTGGAGCCAACGCCGCTCCTCGCGGcgatgaagaacaagaataCGGGCCCGTTGGGTATTCTTGTTGCTGCGGGCGCTGATTTGCGTCACGTAGTGCACTACAGCAAGTTATTGAGGCCAAG GTATCTTTTTGAGATCGGCCATGGGTGCAACGTCGACTGGACCGATCACATGGACTCGACTCCGTTGCTGCTAGCAGCCGAACGGGGCCATCTTGATATTGTATCTTTCTTGCTGGAAAAGGGCGCTCAGACTAACCATACGGACTTAGAGGGCAGGACGGCCCTTTTCTGGGCCTCGAAAGGCGGCCATATGGGTATCGTCCGTGTTCTGGTCGCACAGGGCGCCGATTTGAACAGGGCTGACGAGTACGGACGGACTCCTATGTTGGCTGCAGTTCAGCACGGGCGCACCGAGGTGgtccagtttcttctggatgctggtgCCGACAAGAAAAAGCCGGATATACACGGAAATGTTCCTAGAGACTATGCGGAACGAAGCCAGTACAGGGAGGAGTTTGCAGGCATCTTCGGGTTTCCGTTGCTTTGA
- a CDS encoding alpha/beta hydrolase (transcript_id=CADANIAT00004943), giving the protein MRIVQPTLAISGALALAVPSSAQNMSFGANNFYHSPIATAIAGNLFILNNISLTDARPAIVVSHPMDAVKEQSANLYATKLAEAGFVTVSLDLPFWGGSEGEPRNVVSPEPYAEAFSAAFVSVDRERIGAVGICGSGGFLISAAKIDPRIKAVAAASMHDMGAVNRHGLQHSQFLAARKRVMASAAQQRWVEVDGGATQYTSGTLEVLTANSTDIERGTTFTAPRGASSRPRAQRGI; this is encoded by the exons ATGCGAATCGTGCAACCTACCCTCGCCATCTCAGGCGCCCTGGCCCTAGCTGTGCCGTCCAGCGCTCAAAACATGTCCTTCGGCGCCAACAACTTTTACCATAGTCCCATC GCTACCGCCATTGCTGGcaacctcttcatcctcaacaacatcaGCCTCACGGACGCCCGTCCTGCCATCGTCGTCAGTCACCCCATGGACGCCGTGAAGGAGCAAAGCGCCAACCTTTACGCTACAAAGCTCGCTGAGGCCGGCTTCGTCACTGTCTCGCTTGACCTCCCCTTCTGGGGCGGCAGCGAAGGCGAGCCACGCAATGTCGTCTCGCCGGAACCCTACGCCGAAGCCTTCAGCGCGGCA TTCGTCTCTGTCGACCGCGAACGTATCGGTGCCGTCGGCATCTGCGGCAGCGGGGGATTCCTCATCAGCGCCGCGAAGATCGACCCGCGCATCAAGGCTGTCGCGGCAGCAAGCATGCACGACATGGGTGCTGTAAACCGCCATGGTCTGCAGCACTCTCAGTTCCTCGCGGCGCGGAAACGGGTCATGGCATCCGCAGCTCAACAGCGATGGGTTGAAGTGGACGGCGGAGCCACCCAGTACACCAGCGGCACGCTTGAAGTCCTTACGGCCAATTCGACGGACATCGAGCGCGGTACGACTTTTACCGCACCCCGCGGGGCGAGTTCACGCCCGAGGGCACAACGCGGAATCTGA